In the genome of Monodelphis domestica isolate mMonDom1 chromosome 2, mMonDom1.pri, whole genome shotgun sequence, one region contains:
- the PIP5K1A gene encoding phosphatidylinositol 4-phosphate 5-kinase type-1 alpha — MASSSGSSSAGNTSLELASSSGSSSFVQSTFKKSLTPSSEVSSASVVAKKIGHRSVDSFGETTSSALKGAIQLGITHTVGSLSTKPERDVLMQDFYVVESIFFPSEGSNLTPAHHYNDFRFKTYAPVAFRYFRELFGIRPDDYLYSLCSEPLIELCNSGASGSIFYVSSDDEFIMKTVQHKEAEFLQKLLPGYYMNLNQNPRTLLPKFYGLYCVQAGGKNIRIVVMNNLLPRSVKMHAKYDLKGSTYKRRASQKEREKVFPTYKDLDFLQDIPDGLFLDSDMYNALCKTLQRDCLVLQSFKIMDYSLLVAIHNMEHAQRERLSTDVGPGNDTRKPATQKALYSTAVESIQGEARRGGTMETEDQMGGIPARNNKGDRLLLYIGIIDILQSYRFMKKLEHSWKALVHDGDTVSVHRPSFYAERFHQFMCQTVFKKIPLKLSPSKKSRLSSSLRRVGPGGNSLSPSQLTVTVSGENKAEMTTQVEVEPGVYSRRPDLLPQTPPVDETNSDSAATTLSTSPGSEKFNTPANRM, encoded by the exons ATGGCGTCGTCCTCCGGGTCGTCGTCGGCCGGGAATACCTCCTTGGAGTTGGCGAGTAGCAGCGGCTCCTCCAGCTTCG taCAGTCGACCTTCAAAAAATCTTTGACCCCTTCCTCTGAG gTATCTAGTGCCTCTGTGGTAGCCAAGAAAATAGGACATAGAAGTGTTGATTCctttggggagacaac TTCATCAGCCCTGAAAGGTGCCATTCAGCTAGGTATTACCCATACTGTTGGCAGCCTCAGCACCAAACCAGAACGAGATGTCCTCATGCAAGACTTTTATGTGGTGGAGAGTATCTTCTTCCCAAG TGAAGGGAGCAACCTGACCCCTGCCCATCATTACAACGACTTCCGTTTCAAGACTTATGCCCCTGTTGCTTTCCGATACTTCCGAGAGTTATTTGGGATACGGCCCGATGATTATCTG TATTCCCTGTGTAGTGAGCCACTGATTGAGCTCTGCAACTCTGGAGCCAGTGGATCTATCTTCTACGTGTCCAGTGATGATGAATTCATTATGAAGACTGTCCAGCACAAAGAGGCTGAATTTTTACAGAAGCTGCTGCCAGGATACTACATG AACCTGAATCAGAATCCACGAACTCTGTTGCCCAAATTCTATGGGCTATACTGTGTACAGGCAGGTGGTAAAAACATTCGAATTGTGGTGATGAACAACCTGCTTCCACGCTCAGTCAAAATGCATGCTAAGTATGACCTCAAGGGCTCAACCTACAAACGGCGCGCCTCACAGAAAGAGCGAGAGAAAGTGTTCCCCACCTACAAAGATCTGGACTTCCTGCAAGATATTCCAGATGGCCTCTTTTTGGATTCTGACATGTATAATGCCCTGTGCAAGACACTGCAGCGAGATTGCTTG GTGCTACAGAGCTTCAAGATCATGGACTATAGTCTGCTGGTGGCAATCCACAATATGGAACATGCACAACGAGAACGGCTATCCACTGATGTGGGCCCAGGGAATGATACACGGAAGCCAGCCACACAGAAGGCTCTCTATTCCACAGCTGTGGAGTCCATCCAGGGTGAGGCCCGGCGAGGAGGCACCATGGAAACAGAGGACCA GATGGGTGGCATTCCTGCCCGAAACAATAAAGGAGATCGCCTGCTGCTCTATATCGGCATCATTGACATTCTACAGTCTTATAG GTTCATGAAGAAGCTGGAACATTCATGGAAAGCTCTGGTCCATGATGGG GACACAGTTTCGGTGCACAGGCCGAGTTTCTATGCTGAGCGGTTTCATCAATTCATGTGCCAAACAGTATTCAAGAAAATTCCCT TGAAGCTTTCTCCTTCCAAAAAGAGTCGGCTCAGTTCATCCCTTCGTAGAGTGGGCCCAGGTGGAAACTCCCTCTCACCCTCCCAACTGACAGTCACTGTCTCTGGAGAGAATAAGGCAGAAATGACAACGCAAGTGGAAGTGGAACCAG GAGTCTACTCTCGCCGTCCTGATCTACTTCCCCAAACTCCACCTGTGGATGAAACCAATAGTGACTCTGCTGCTACCACCCTTTCTACCTCTCCAGGCAGTGAGAAATTCAACACACCAGCTAACAG